Proteins from one Mercurialis annua linkage group LG7, ddMerAnnu1.2, whole genome shotgun sequence genomic window:
- the LOC126657594 gene encoding cytochrome b5-like: MGSQGKVYTLAEVSEHNTPKDCWLVIEGKIFDVTKFLEDHPGGDEVLLSATGKDATDDFEDVGHSSSARAMMDEYYVGEIDSSTIPSKKAYTPPKQPHYNQDKTAQFIIKLLQFVVPLLILGLAVGIRFYTKEKEA; encoded by the exons ATGGGTAGTCAAGGAAAGGTTTATACTTTGGCTGAGGTTTCTGAACATAACACTCCCAAAGATTGCTGGCTTGTTATCGAGGGCAAG ATATTTGACGTGACAAAATTCTTGGAAGACCATCCTGGTGGCGATGAGGTTTTGTTGTCAGCCACAG GGAAGGATGCTACCGATGATTTTGAGGATGTCGGGCACAGTAGCAGCGCAAGGGCAATGATGGATGAATACTACGTTGGTGAGATTGACTCATCAACTATTCCTTCTAAGAAAGCATACACTCCTCCTAAGCAACCACATTACAACCAAGATAAAACAGCTCAGTTTATTATCAAACTCCTTCAATTCGTAGTTCCACTGCTGATTTTGGGTTTGGCTGTTGGTATCCGTTTCTatacaaaagaaaaggaagctTAG
- the LOC126657580 gene encoding BTB/POZ domain-containing protein At5g48800 has translation MDKQQQLSLAKSSRLRCNEWIFRDVPSDITIEVSGGTFALHKFPLVSRSGRIRRLVAEHRDTDISKVELLNLPGGPEAFELAAKFCYGINFEITSENVAQLCCISDYLELTEEFSKDNLASRSEEYLDSIVCKNLEMCVQVLQQCENLLPLADELKIVTRCIDAIASKACVEQIASSFSRLEYSSSGRLHMNKQAKCEGSDWWIQDLSILRIDLYQRVMTAMKCRGVRPESIGASLVSYAQKELTKKSSLWNPSNGTKIDLISTEHERLVVETIVTLLPVEKLAVPISFLFGLLRSAVMLDCTIACRLDLERRIGSQLDIATIDDLLIPSFRHAGDTLFDVDTVHRILVNFSQQDDSDDEMDDGSVFESDSPHSPSQTSLFKVSNLVDNYLAEIAPDANLKLSKFMVIAETLPAHARTIHDGLYRAIDIYLKAHQGLSDSDRKRICKQIDFQKLSQEAGAHAAQNERLPLQAIVQVLYFEQIRLRTALCCSYGDEDPKPTHQSWRISSGALSAAMSPRDNYASLRRENRELKLELARLRMRLNDLEKEHVCMKRDMQKSHSRKFMSSFSKTIGKLSFFGHTSSRGSSSPSKNSHRTDSKVIERTCASTD, from the exons ATGGACAAACAGCAGCAGTTGTCATTAGCTAAGTCTTCCAGGCTCAGATGCAATGAATG GATTTTCAGGGATGTCCCAAGTGATATCACCATAGAAGTCAGTGGAGGCACTTTTGCATTACATAAG TTCCCTTTAGTCTCTCGCAGCGGACGAATCCGAAGATTGGTGGCAGAACACAGAGACACTGATATCTCAAAGGTGGAACTTCTTAATCTGCCAGGAGGACCAGAGGCATTTGAGCTTGCTGCTAAATTTTGCTACGGCATTAACTTTGAAATTACATCAGAAAATGTAGCTCAGCTCTGTTGCATTTCAGACTACCTAGAACTGACCGAAGAGTTTTCGAAAGATAATCTCGCTTCTCGGTCTGAAGAATATCTAGACAGTATAGTCTGTAAGAATCTTGAAATGTGTGTTCAGGTTTTGCAGCAATGCGAAAATCTACTTCCTCTTGCTGATGAGCTCAAGATTGTCACCCGATGCATTGATGCAATAGCTTCCAAGGCTTGCGTGGAGCAAATTGCGTCGAGCTTTTCGCGTTTGGAGTATAGTAGCTCGGGTAGGCTTCACATGAACAAGCAAGCGAAATGTGAGGGATCGGATTGGTGGATTCAAGACTTGTCGATTCTTCGGATTGATCTGTATCAAAGAGTTATGACCGCCATGAAATGTCGCGGGGTACGACCTGAGAGCATTGGAGCTTCTCTTGTCAGCTATGCTCAGAAGGAATTGACAAAGAAGTCGAGTTTGTGGAATCCATCTAACGGAACGAAGATTGATTTGATTTCAACCGAGCATGAAAGGCTTGTCGTTGAGACAATTGTTACTCTTTTGCCTGTCGAAAAACTTGCTGTTCCGATCAGTTTCTTGTTCGGTCTGTTACGGAGTGCAGTGATGCTTGATTGTACAATTGCTTGTAGACTTGATCTAGAGAGGCGAATTGGTTCGCAGTTAGACATTGCAACAATTGATGATCTTTTGATTCCATCTTTTAGGCATGCAGGTGATACTTTATTTGATGTTGACACAGTTCATAGGATCTTGGTAAATTTTTCGCAGCAAGATGATAGTGACGATGAGATGGATGATGGTTCTGTTTTCGAATCCGATAGTCCTCATTCGCCGTCTCAGACTTCATTGTTTAAGGTGTCGAATTTAGTGGATAATTACCTTGCTGAAATCGCTCCTGATGCTAACCTCAAGCTTTCCAAGTTCATGGTCATTGCAGAGACTTTACCAGCACATGCTCGTACTATACATGATGGATTATATCGAGCCATCGACATTTACCTAAAG GCTCATCAGGGTTTATCAGATTCTGACAGGAAGAGAATATGCAAGCAGATTGATTTCCAGAAGCTCTCACAAGAAGCTGGGGCACATGCTGCACAAAACGAACGTCTTCCTCTCCAAGCTATCGTTCAAGTTCTCTATTTTGAACAAATTAGACTCCGAACTGCGTTATGCTGCTCTTATGGCGACGAAGACCCTAAACCAACGCATCAGTCATGGCGAATCAGCAGCGGTGCACTCAGCGCAGCAATGTCTCCACGAGACAACTATGCATCACTAAGGCGAGAAAACAGAGAATTGAAACTTGAGTTAGCTCGGTTACGAATGAGATTAAATGATCTAGAGAAAGAACATGTGTGTATGAAGAGAGATATGCAAAAGTCCCATTCTCGAAAATTCATGAGTTCTTTCTCAAAAACAATTGGTAAACTGAGCTTTTTTGGGCATACTTCTTCAAGAGGATCGAGTTCCCCCTCGAAGAATTCTCATAGAACAGATTCTAAAGTGATTGAAAGAACATGTGCCAGCACTGATTAG